The following coding sequences are from one Ctenopharyngodon idella isolate HZGC_01 chromosome 17, HZGC01, whole genome shotgun sequence window:
- the npy4r gene encoding neuropeptide Y receptor type 4, giving the protein MPSALFDVPWWQALLNSTLTLNQSNSSLFLLDVPCWQSSAMTLTLVLCYCLVLLLGLLGNILLICIIMHQRDPPNVTSILIANLSVSDILVSVFCLPFTVVYTLMDHWIFGALLCRLMPFVQCVSVTVSVLSLVLIALERHQLILHPSGWKPSVPQAYIAVLIVWLLACVTSLPFLAFHLLSSEPYSLLPAPLSQLQACLEVWPSQQHKLVYTTSLLLFQYCCPLLIMLLCYLRIFLRLRRRQRMLERQCSRNREDEHRRVIHSKRINVMLATLVAAFAVCWLPLNAFNVVADWHQEALPVCYHNLLFSLCHLLAMSSTCINPIIYGFLNSNFRKDVASVVLHCHFQPIEDNYEHFPMSTMNTDVSRTSFRLRNNSV; this is encoded by the coding sequence ATGCCTTCGGCTCTCTTTGACGTGCCGTGGTGGCAGGCGCTCTTAAACTCCACCCTCACCCTCAATCAAAGCAACAGTAGTTTGTTCCTGCTTGACGTCCCCTGCTGGCAATCAAGCGCCATGACACTTACATTAGTGTTATGCTACTGCCTGGTGCTTCTTTTGGGCTTGCTTGGTAACATCCTCCTCATTTGCATTATTATGCACCAGCGGGACCCTCCTAATGTCACTAGCATCCTCATTGCCAACCTTTCAGTTTCTGACATCCTGGTGAGTGTGTTCTGCCTTCCCTTCACTGTGGTTTACACTCTTATGGATCACTGGATCTTCGGTGCACTGCTATGTCGCCTAATGCCATTTGTACAGTGCGTGTCGGTGACAGTTTCAGTTCTGTCTCTGGTTTTGATCGCACTTGAAAGGCACCAGCTCATCCTGCATCCATCAGGCTGGAAGCCGAGCGTCCCACAGGCGTACATAGCTGTCTTGATTGTGTGGCTGTTGGCCTGTGTAACATCATTACCTTTCCTGGCATTCCACTTGCTCAGCAGCGAGCCATACAGTCTGCTTCCTGCGCCGCTTAGCCAGCTACAGGCGTGTCTGGAAGTCTGGCCTTCTCAGCAGCACAAACTAGTCTACACCACAAGCCTGTTACTATTCCAGTACTGCTGCCCGCTGCTCATCATGCTTCTCTGCTACCTTCGCATCTTCCTGCGGCTGCGACGCAGACAACGCATGCTGGAGCGCCAGTGCAGCCGCAATCGAGAAGACGAACATAGGCGTGTGATACACAGCAAACGCATAAATGTTATGCTTGCCACTTTGGTGGCTGCATTTGCTGTGTGCTGGCTCCCATTAAATGCTTTTAATGTGGTGGCGGACTGGCACCAGGAGGCGTTGCCTGTGTGTTACCACAATCTGCTGTTTTCACTCTGCCATCTGCTGGCCATGAGTTCCACCTGCATCAACCCCATCATCTATGGCTTCCTCAACAGCAACTTCCGCAAGGATGTGGCCTCTGTGGTGCTACACTGCCATTTTCAGCCAATCGAAGACAACTATGAACACTTTCCAATGTCCACCATGAACACTGATGTGTCACGGACATCTTTTAGACTCAGAAACAATTCTGTGTAA